Proteins encoded in a region of the Nicotiana tomentosiformis chromosome 9, ASM39032v3, whole genome shotgun sequence genome:
- the LOC138898488 gene encoding uncharacterized protein, whose translation MGDQEYNLQFDSLVRSIMVRFQFRGEPFLEWKGNNASPRAPLTKLTEKATKFQWTDACESSFQALKDKLTSAPILTLLEGTDGYAIYCDTSGIGLGCYIFKQKELNLHQRQWLELLKDYDVDILYHPRKANVVPDALSHRSMGSLSYLQPEKSEIAHEIHELASLEVRLLDLGDTRVTIQDMTSSLVTEVKERQYEDHVLAHYRDIALQMENTPFEITGDGVLIYRG comes from the exons ATGGGTGACcaggagtacaaccttcagtttgattctttggttAG ATCAATTATGGTTCGGTTCCAGTTTCGAGGGGAGCCATttctggagtggaaaggtaataatGCATCAccaagag caccattgacaaagttgactgagaaggcaactaagtttcagtggactgatgcttgtgagagtagtttccaggcattgaaggacaaatTGACTTCAGCACCGATTCTGACACTCCTAGAgggaaccgatggttatgctatctattgtgatacttcgggcattggattaggttgt tatatcttcaagcaaaaagaattaAATTTACATCAAAGGcaatggttggagctactgaaagactatgatgttgatattttataccatccaaggaaggcgaatgtagtaccCGACGCTCTCAgccatagatctatgggtagcctatcatatttacagccagagaagagtgagatagcccatgagattcatgaACTAGCTAGTCTTGAAGTTCGATTACTGGATTtaggtgataccagagttactattcaggatatgacatcctctttagtaactgaagtgaaggaacgccagtatgaggatcatgtgctagctcattacagagatatAGCCCTTCAAAtggagaatacaccatttgagattacaggagatggagtcctcataTATCGAGGAtaa